In Candidatus Nitrosotenuis uzonensis, one DNA window encodes the following:
- a CDS encoding RlmE family RNA methyltransferase yields the protein MKLLDAKRDHYRKLAKEHGYRSRATYKLLQLNNSYRIIGPGFYVVDLGCAPGGWTQIAVKLAGNHGKVVGVDTVYMDEIDGAHFIKGSVEDELVADEILEYLGARANAVICDISPHITGHWSMDHAKQISLNYSCSKIMDKILAPKGNALFKVFDGEYSVEFRDYLKKKFAKVHLRKPNASRKPSSEMYFVCLGYRP from the coding sequence ATGAAGCTGCTTGATGCAAAACGTGATCATTATAGAAAACTGGCCAAGGAGCATGGCTACAGAAGCAGGGCAACTTACAAACTATTACAACTTAACAACTCTTACAGAATAATCGGTCCGGGATTCTACGTGGTGGATTTGGGGTGTGCACCGGGGGGTTGGACTCAGATTGCAGTCAAGCTAGCTGGAAACCATGGCAAAGTGGTGGGTGTTGATACTGTTTATATGGATGAGATTGATGGCGCTCATTTCATCAAGGGAAGTGTGGAAGACGAACTTGTGGCAGATGAAATATTGGAGTATCTTGGGGCGCGCGCAAATGCGGTAATATGCGACATATCTCCTCACATTACTGGCCATTGGTCTATGGATCATGCAAAACAAATTTCACTGAACTATTCATGCTCGAAAATAATGGACAAAATTTTGGCTCCGAAGGGAAACGCACTATTCAAAGTATTTGACGGCGAATATTCAGTTGAATTTCGAGACTATCTGAAAAAAAAGTTTGCCAAAGTACATCTTAGAAAACCTAATGCTAGCAGAAAGCCAAGTAGCGAGATGTATTTTGTCTGTCTTGGTTACCGCCCGTAA
- a CDS encoding fibrillarin-like rRNA/tRNA 2'-O-methyltransferase — MEKEDSPIFWLSVDGQKRLATINYVEGNQVYGEKLYKKGKVEYRIWDPFRSKLAAALTIGLDVFPIKKGTTVLYLGASTGTTVSHISDIVDHNGMIFAVEHASRVARDFLDRVASYRKNIIPILQDARHPEQYFSIYGKVDVVYSDIAQPDQTEIAIANCKKFLKDGGYMFMTIKARSIDVTQSPSKIIESEIRKLESDFTVIQAIGLEPYDKDHAMVVAKFHAA, encoded by the coding sequence TTGGAAAAAGAAGATAGTCCGATTTTCTGGCTCTCAGTAGACGGACAGAAAAGACTGGCCACCATCAACTATGTTGAAGGAAATCAAGTGTACGGCGAGAAGTTATACAAGAAAGGCAAGGTAGAATACAGAATCTGGGATCCGTTCAGGAGTAAACTTGCCGCAGCTCTGACAATCGGCTTGGATGTCTTTCCTATAAAGAAGGGGACCACGGTGCTTTACCTTGGAGCATCTACCGGTACCACTGTAAGCCACATCTCAGATATCGTAGATCATAACGGGATGATCTTTGCAGTAGAGCATGCAAGTAGAGTTGCGCGTGACTTTTTGGACAGAGTTGCATCATACAGAAAGAACATCATTCCTATTCTGCAAGATGCTCGCCATCCTGAGCAATATTTTTCAATTTATGGAAAGGTCGATGTTGTGTACTCTGATATTGCACAGCCAGACCAGACTGAGATCGCCATAGCAAACTGCAAAAAATTTCTAAAGGACGGCGGATACATGTTCATGACAATCAAGGCACGCAGCATCGATGTCACACAATCACCAAGTAAAATAATAGAAAGCGAGATACGAAAGCTTGAGTCAGACTTTACAGTAATTCAGGCAATCGGGCTTGAGCCGTACGATAAGGATCATGCCATGGTAGTTGCCAAGTTTCACGCTGCCTGA
- a CDS encoding NOP5/NOP56 family protein has product MYFVILTELGIAISQDGKHVRSFPFSQPASDFVAVKNAQYNLRDIIEFLSKAQSPLMVNDEALLKALKKESLDVQMMEQKQIEQIQATKPQILIDAEFAKNQQDAMTKLRDFALQLSSARVTEISQSPDLHIIQAIKALDEIDVMINGLSSRLREWYGLHFPELDNIIDSINGYAQIVMAGKRQDLSKTVYEDAGFPDSKVEMLSVIQDKSKGGDISKENLVIVQSIAKQILEMAEIRRAMESHIESEMKSVAPNLSAILGAAVGARILSKAGSLKKLATMPASTIQILGAEKALFRALKTGTEPPKHGILFQHPIVHAAPRWQRGKMARAIASKAAIASRVDVYGGGLNHTLLEKLNVRVNEIGEKYKEPTQRAPPQRREERRERFGERRRQDRFREGQREGRFGDRRRDGTRGGSTRREFRADVKKRKKFGKRR; this is encoded by the coding sequence ATGTATTTTGTAATTCTAACGGAGCTTGGAATTGCCATATCACAGGACGGCAAGCACGTTAGATCATTTCCGTTTTCACAGCCGGCCTCCGATTTTGTTGCAGTAAAGAATGCTCAATACAATCTCAGAGATATCATCGAGTTTCTTTCCAAGGCTCAGTCTCCTCTTATGGTAAACGATGAGGCCCTGCTAAAGGCACTCAAGAAAGAATCGCTAGATGTGCAGATGATGGAGCAAAAGCAGATAGAACAGATCCAGGCAACCAAGCCGCAGATCCTCATAGATGCAGAATTTGCAAAAAACCAGCAGGACGCAATGACAAAGCTCAGGGATTTTGCGCTTCAACTATCGTCTGCAAGGGTAACTGAAATATCGCAAAGTCCAGACCTGCACATCATTCAAGCAATAAAAGCGCTTGATGAAATCGACGTTATGATAAACGGCCTCTCATCAAGATTGCGCGAATGGTACGGCCTTCACTTTCCGGAACTAGATAACATAATTGATAGCATCAACGGCTATGCGCAGATAGTAATGGCAGGAAAACGCCAAGACCTCTCAAAGACAGTGTATGAGGACGCTGGGTTTCCTGACTCTAAGGTAGAAATGCTCTCGGTGATTCAGGACAAAAGCAAGGGAGGAGACATATCAAAAGAAAACCTAGTGATAGTGCAATCAATTGCAAAACAGATTCTAGAGATGGCCGAGATAAGGCGCGCAATGGAAAGTCACATTGAATCTGAGATGAAAAGCGTTGCGCCAAACCTTTCAGCAATCTTGGGAGCTGCAGTAGGAGCACGAATTCTCTCAAAGGCAGGAAGTCTCAAAAAGCTTGCAACCATGCCGGCCAGCACGATTCAGATTCTTGGGGCCGAAAAGGCATTATTCAGAGCATTAAAAACAGGAACCGAGCCTCCAAAGCACGGAATTCTGTTCCAGCATCCCATAGTCCACGCCGCACCAAGATGGCAGAGGGGCAAGATGGCAAGGGCCATTGCATCAAAGGCGGCAATCGCATCAAGGGTAGATGTCTACGGTGGTGGACTGAACCATACACTTCTTGAGAAACTAAACGTTCGAGTCAACGAGATTGGTGAAAAATACAAGGAACCAACCCAGAGAGCACCACCTCAAAGACGCGAGGAACGTCGCGAAAGATTCGGTGAAAGGCGCAGACAGGACCGATTCAGAGAGGGACAAAGAGAGGGCAGATTTGGTGATAGGCGGAGAGACGGTACAAGGGGTGGCAGTACCCGTAGAGAGTTCAGAGCTGACGTAAAAAAGCGAAAAAAGTTTGGAAAAAGAAGATAG
- a CDS encoding dihydroorotate dehydrogenase — protein sequence MNPDLSVTIGPMTLERPAMLASGILGISLEVFGRLYKNGAGAVVSKSLSREPWEGYPNPTIVGIKGGYLNAVGLSNPGAPYFAKMISQNKEVPIIVSLVGSIEDDFEFMIKQFENVKVIGYELNLSCPHVEKVGLEVGDDPNLVTKIVKRAKSVTKVPVIAKVGLGTTNYLDTVGAALEGGADAITAINTIRAMGIDVETQRPILSHKIGGLSGTAIRPVAVRCVYEIASKYGVPVIGCGGVSNWEDAVEFILAGASAVQVGSAIGDGWIDVFSQINDGVSNYMKRKGYTKISEMVGLARNY from the coding sequence GTGAATCCGGACCTTTCAGTAACAATTGGGCCCATGACGCTTGAAAGGCCGGCCATGCTCGCATCGGGAATTCTTGGGATATCCCTTGAGGTATTCGGCCGTCTATACAAGAACGGCGCTGGCGCCGTAGTCTCAAAATCGCTAAGCAGGGAGCCATGGGAAGGATATCCTAACCCGACAATCGTGGGAATAAAGGGAGGCTACCTTAACGCAGTCGGACTCTCAAACCCAGGCGCCCCGTACTTTGCAAAGATGATATCGCAGAACAAAGAAGTCCCGATAATTGTCAGCCTCGTAGGATCAATTGAGGATGACTTTGAATTTATGATAAAACAGTTTGAGAATGTCAAAGTGATAGGATACGAACTAAATCTTTCATGTCCGCACGTGGAGAAAGTAGGCCTCGAAGTTGGCGACGATCCAAACCTTGTTACAAAAATAGTCAAACGCGCTAAATCTGTGACAAAAGTTCCAGTGATAGCAAAGGTGGGCCTTGGAACTACAAATTATCTTGACACCGTGGGGGCTGCACTGGAAGGTGGGGCTGATGCAATAACTGCAATCAACACGATACGGGCTATGGGAATTGACGTTGAAACGCAAAGACCTATTCTGAGCCACAAAATTGGCGGACTGTCAGGTACTGCAATACGGCCTGTCGCAGTAAGGTGCGTATATGAGATTGCCTCAAAATACGGCGTCCCGGTGATCGGATGCGGCGGTGTGTCAAACTGGGAAGATGCAGTTGAATTCATACTGGCAGGTGCGTCCGCTGTGCAGGTGGGAAGCGCAATAGGTGATGGATGGATTGATGTGTTCTCGCAGATTAACGATGGGGTTTCAAACTATATGAAAAGAAAAGGATACACAAAGATATCGGAGATGGTTGGACTTGCAAGAAATTACTAA
- a CDS encoding tRNA (guanine-N1)-methyltransferase produces the protein MQLDQITTITEGTTKILALKQSITDKVPPQNVAFFNPKAKLSRDFSIIAYSAFLKKFDGPRLFLDSLAGVGARGLRVANEISDVRVIINDLNPSALELAKKSAELNGLTNFEVSENEVCRFLSTFSKKGHRGAIVDVDPFGSPARHVDCGIRATVHKGLFSVTATDLQVLHGIFKDACKKKYHGVPIKTSYSDEIAARLVVGLINVIAARLDVEITPVFVENNMHYYRIYVRVLNKPDTQNRIGYIWHCRTCGQRGASHEQVASCNQCSSKTEHAGPLWIDRLFDKEFLLNMLDEIPKFQIDKTCEKTIRKCILEADMGPCYYTLDEIAEMRHSSPISLLKIIERLQKDGFDATPTSFNPTGFRTSAPIGKIKEMF, from the coding sequence TTGCAACTGGACCAGATCACCACAATAACAGAGGGAACCACAAAGATACTTGCGCTCAAACAGTCAATTACCGACAAGGTCCCACCGCAAAATGTTGCTTTCTTCAATCCCAAAGCAAAGTTGAGCAGGGATTTTTCCATAATAGCGTATTCTGCGTTCTTGAAAAAATTTGACGGGCCAAGACTGTTCCTTGACTCGCTAGCAGGCGTTGGGGCGCGAGGCCTGCGCGTGGCAAACGAGATCAGTGATGTTCGAGTGATCATAAACGATCTGAACCCCAGCGCTCTTGAGCTTGCAAAAAAGTCAGCAGAACTTAATGGGTTGACTAATTTTGAGGTTTCCGAGAACGAGGTATGCAGGTTCTTGAGCACTTTTTCAAAGAAAGGCCACCGCGGTGCCATAGTGGATGTAGATCCTTTCGGTTCCCCTGCAAGGCACGTGGACTGCGGAATACGGGCCACAGTGCATAAAGGATTGTTCTCAGTGACCGCCACGGATCTTCAAGTTTTGCACGGCATATTCAAGGATGCATGCAAGAAAAAATACCACGGAGTTCCAATCAAAACGTCATACAGTGACGAGATTGCCGCAAGACTTGTTGTCGGCCTCATCAACGTGATAGCTGCAAGGCTTGACGTTGAGATCACGCCAGTTTTTGTAGAAAACAACATGCACTATTACCGAATATACGTACGTGTCCTAAACAAACCTGACACGCAGAACAGGATAGGGTACATTTGGCATTGCAGAACGTGCGGCCAGAGAGGCGCATCACACGAACAAGTTGCATCATGTAATCAGTGCAGCTCAAAGACAGAACATGCAGGGCCACTATGGATAGACCGCCTTTTTGATAAAGAATTTCTTCTCAACATGCTAGATGAGATTCCAAAATTCCAGATAGATAAGACATGTGAGAAGACAATAAGAAAATGCATTCTTGAGGCAGACATGGGTCCATGCTATTACACACTCGATGAAATTGCCGAGATGCGTCATTCGTCCCCTATTTCACTCTTGAAGATAATTGAACGACTGCAGAAAGATGGATTTGATGCAACTCCAACCTCGTTTAATCCGACCGGGTTTAGGACTAGTGCGCCGATAGGAAAGATCAAAGAAATGTTTTAG
- a CDS encoding dihydroorotate dehydrogenase electron transfer subunit, with protein MQEITKRPQIRTIEKIIDETPTVRTLIISDEVLANVLPGQFAMVWIPGVNELPMSVMIAEEKGKAAFTVRKRGESSTALYNMKVGQQIGVRGPYGNSFDIRDGRILLVGGGTGLVPLMRLAKYARPTNEVTILMGSKTKEEVFFEDVSKRIMENGKYRVIVATEDGSYGQKGFVTDIMEKLVQSEKFDAVYTCGPEVMMYKVVQLANSKRIFVQASLERMMKCGIGICGSCCMDDVLVCHDGTVFDGAFLSKSKEFGHTHRSKSGILENY; from the coding sequence TTGCAAGAAATTACTAAGAGACCGCAGATCAGAACAATTGAGAAGATAATAGATGAAACGCCTACAGTACGTACACTGATAATATCAGACGAGGTACTTGCCAATGTCTTGCCAGGGCAGTTCGCAATGGTGTGGATACCTGGAGTAAATGAGCTTCCAATGAGTGTCATGATTGCAGAGGAAAAAGGCAAGGCGGCGTTTACGGTGAGAAAACGCGGAGAGTCTTCTACTGCGCTGTATAACATGAAGGTAGGGCAGCAGATTGGGGTGAGGGGGCCGTATGGCAACTCTTTTGATATCCGGGATGGCAGAATACTGCTGGTAGGTGGAGGCACAGGACTTGTACCGCTGATGCGGCTTGCCAAGTATGCCAGGCCCACTAACGAGGTTACCATTCTGATGGGCTCAAAGACAAAAGAGGAGGTCTTTTTTGAAGATGTCTCAAAGAGAATAATGGAAAACGGCAAATACCGAGTGATAGTAGCTACAGAGGATGGCTCTTATGGCCAAAAGGGGTTTGTCACTGATATAATGGAAAAACTTGTTCAGAGCGAAAAGTTCGATGCCGTGTACACATGCGGGCCAGAAGTGATGATGTACAAGGTAGTTCAACTCGCAAACTCAAAGCGCATCTTTGTGCAGGCAAGCCTTGAGCGCATGATGAAATGCGGTATTGGCATATGTGGAAGCTGCTGCATGGATGATGTACTTGTATGTCATGACGGGACAGTTTTTGACGGAGCGTTCCTAAGCAAGAGCAAGGAGTTTGGCCACACACACAGAAGCAAGTCTGGCATCTTGGAAAATTATTGA
- a CDS encoding B12-binding domain-containing radical SAM protein, whose product MAHPKIVLTADRTLMSNYRGISLATFFGCAPALDPHRDHNSFWYKILKNQVTPKILFDFICNPIPHTNGVANYAPYGLRKVEAGLLRDGFKREDVVVAHPDHIDKFIGPETQVVGTYEMDPLGMGPVTMTFTYGRKQISYDEYYNAYLHKKIIEAKKKNGSKAKVIAGASGTWQYNYDPEKIEEYDLYAVLEGELGGIAPEIDGHAGRFFNYLIDGEFENMNPFRKRSDFKVDIKEFERNGRKLHGRFVNFWDRPEIDEIPDIVEPSMHGMIEVMRGCGRGCKFCDVTLRALRYYPPEKVKKEIEVNIKKGGLKNAWIHSDDIFVYGMDPRTSKQMEPNREALEELFTAVMEAGVQHTNPTHGTLAGAIADEKLIPNISKIIKSGPSNLIGIQCGFETGSLRLIGKYADRKLAPFMPEEWHWVVKEGVKTLNEHYWVPAFTLIMGLDNDETPEDSWETIQLISELEREQPDCMFTTTPLTFVPIGLLEKSEFFNIGNEMNPAQLGVMYKTWQHNFKYGIQKFMTKTGSHGSAQKQFFNMLARSLGGVPLGAMERFARRKGREHEKVIETIKAKYW is encoded by the coding sequence ATGGCGCATCCAAAGATTGTACTTACCGCAGACCGTACCTTGATGTCAAATTATCGTGGAATATCGCTTGCAACATTCTTTGGCTGCGCACCTGCACTTGATCCTCATCGAGATCACAATAGCTTTTGGTACAAAATACTCAAAAACCAAGTGACGCCAAAAATTCTCTTTGATTTTATCTGCAATCCGATTCCGCACACAAATGGTGTTGCAAATTACGCCCCTTACGGGTTGCGTAAAGTAGAAGCAGGACTGCTGCGTGACGGATTCAAACGTGAGGACGTGGTAGTGGCGCATCCGGATCACATAGACAAATTCATCGGCCCGGAAACACAGGTCGTTGGCACATACGAGATGGATCCGCTCGGGATGGGACCGGTAACAATGACGTTCACTTATGGTAGAAAACAGATCTCGTATGATGAGTACTATAACGCTTATCTTCACAAAAAAATCATAGAGGCCAAAAAGAAGAATGGCAGCAAGGCAAAGGTGATTGCCGGAGCGTCAGGTACATGGCAGTACAACTACGACCCAGAGAAAATCGAAGAGTATGATCTTTATGCCGTCTTGGAAGGTGAGCTTGGTGGAATAGCACCTGAAATCGACGGTCATGCGGGCAGATTTTTCAACTATCTAATTGACGGCGAATTTGAGAACATGAATCCGTTCAGGAAGAGAAGCGACTTTAAGGTTGATATCAAAGAATTTGAGAGAAACGGAAGAAAACTACATGGAAGGTTTGTGAACTTTTGGGACAGGCCGGAAATTGATGAGATTCCAGATATTGTGGAACCGTCGATGCACGGAATGATAGAGGTGATGCGTGGATGCGGACGTGGATGCAAGTTTTGTGATGTGACATTACGCGCGCTAAGATACTATCCTCCAGAAAAGGTAAAGAAGGAAATCGAGGTCAACATAAAAAAAGGCGGACTAAAGAACGCCTGGATTCACAGTGACGATATCTTTGTTTACGGTATGGACCCACGAACTAGCAAACAGATGGAGCCAAACCGTGAGGCACTGGAAGAACTATTCACGGCGGTAATGGAGGCAGGAGTACAACACACAAACCCGACACACGGAACGCTGGCAGGAGCAATTGCAGACGAGAAGTTGATACCTAACATTTCAAAAATAATAAAGTCAGGACCGTCAAACCTGATTGGCATTCAGTGCGGATTTGAGACGGGAAGTCTGAGGCTGATTGGCAAGTATGCTGACAGAAAGCTTGCCCCGTTCATGCCTGAGGAATGGCACTGGGTGGTAAAAGAAGGAGTAAAGACACTCAATGAGCACTACTGGGTTCCAGCATTTACACTGATAATGGGTCTTGATAATGATGAAACGCCGGAGGATTCTTGGGAAACGATACAGCTTATCAGCGAGCTTGAAAGGGAGCAGCCTGACTGCATGTTCACCACAACCCCGCTCACATTCGTTCCTATAGGGTTGCTTGAGAAATCAGAGTTCTTTAACATAGGAAATGAGATGAATCCTGCCCAGCTTGGCGTCATGTACAAGACTTGGCAGCACAACTTCAAGTATGGAATTCAAAAATTCATGACAAAAACTGGAAGCCATGGTTCGGCACAAAAACAGTTCTTTAACATGCTAGCTCGCTCGCTAGGGGGCGTTCCACTTGGTGCAATGGAGCGCTTTGCAAGAAGAAAGGGAAGAGAACACGAAAAGGTAATTGAGACCATCAAGGCAAAATACTGGTAA
- the rnhB gene encoding ribonuclease HII, which yields MIVCGVDEAGRGSMVGPLVVAGIAIERSKIKTLEQLGVRDSKKLTPASRRRLYRQILNLADDYAVFRISPKIIDMHVARHQLNHLEALYMARIIKKLGPHTSYVDSCDVNASRFGKELEKLSNISNIKAYHHADAKFLVVSAASIIAKVTRDRAIEKLAKSYSIGSGYPSDSRTITCVRNCFAKTGKMPDFVRKSWAPAQKIANYQAA from the coding sequence GTGATTGTCTGCGGAGTGGATGAGGCAGGAAGGGGTTCTATGGTCGGACCGCTGGTGGTTGCAGGCATTGCAATTGAGCGCTCAAAAATAAAGACACTTGAACAATTAGGAGTTAGGGACTCTAAAAAACTAACACCAGCATCAAGACGAAGGCTGTACAGACAGATTCTAAATTTGGCAGACGATTATGCCGTGTTTCGTATATCACCAAAGATAATTGATATGCACGTGGCAAGACATCAGCTAAATCATCTGGAGGCATTGTATATGGCCAGGATAATAAAAAAACTAGGGCCGCATACCTCATACGTTGATTCCTGCGATGTGAATGCCTCAAGGTTCGGCAAGGAGCTTGAAAAGCTGAGTAATATCTCTAACATAAAGGCATATCATCACGCAGATGCCAAGTTTCTCGTGGTCTCGGCAGCCTCAATAATTGCCAAAGTAACAAGAGATAGGGCAATTGAAAAACTTGCCAAATCATATTCTATTGGAAGCGGATATCCGTCAGACTCGAGAACTATAACTTGTGTGAGGAACTGTTTTGCAAAGACCGGCAAGATGCCTGATTTTGTTAGGAAAAGTTGGGCCCCTGCGCAAAAGATTGCAAACTATCAGGCAGCGTGA